In Agromyces sp. 3263, a single genomic region encodes these proteins:
- a CDS encoding SHOCT domain-containing protein has translation MLATLATTAVVTHAGPWAAGFGWVFFLIPIFWFLVIGLIIFLVTRGRRRAWADGSYGPPWARGGSAESTLAERFAKGDIDEVEYRARLEVLRANRPNA, from the coding sequence ATGCTCGCCACCCTCGCGACGACCGCGGTCGTCACCCACGCCGGCCCCTGGGCGGCCGGGTTCGGATGGGTCTTCTTCCTCATCCCGATCTTCTGGTTCCTCGTGATCGGACTGATCATCTTCCTCGTGACCCGCGGCCGACGCCGTGCATGGGCCGACGGCTCCTACGGTCCGCCGTGGGCGCGCGGCGGCAGCGCCGAGTCGACGCTCGCCGAACGCTTCGCCAAGGGCGACATCGACGAGGTCGAGTACCGGGCGCGCCTCGAGGTGCTCCGCGCGAATCGACCGAACGCCTAG
- a CDS encoding response regulator transcription factor: MIRVALADDQVLVRAGFRALLDAEVDVEIAGEASTGADLLALVRREPVDVVLMDIRMPGGDGLWATEQIAADPKLAGVHVVIVTTFELDEYVARAIRAGASGFLVKDTEPVDLIRAVRVVASGEALLSPGVTKRLLERMAVGLRDAPDDARLDTLTEREREVLRLVGQGLTNDEIAARLVLSPLTAKTHVSRIMAKLHARDRVQLVVVAYESGLVAPGWQE, from the coding sequence GTGATCCGCGTCGCGCTCGCCGACGACCAGGTGCTCGTGCGCGCGGGCTTCCGTGCGCTGCTCGACGCGGAGGTCGACGTCGAGATCGCGGGGGAGGCCTCGACTGGTGCGGACCTCCTCGCACTCGTGCGCCGCGAGCCCGTCGACGTCGTGCTCATGGACATCAGGATGCCGGGCGGCGATGGCCTCTGGGCCACCGAGCAGATCGCCGCCGACCCGAAGCTCGCCGGGGTGCATGTCGTCATCGTCACCACGTTCGAGCTCGACGAGTACGTCGCCCGCGCGATCCGGGCGGGGGCGAGCGGATTCCTCGTGAAGGACACCGAGCCCGTCGACCTCATCCGCGCCGTGCGGGTCGTGGCGAGCGGCGAGGCGCTGCTCTCCCCGGGCGTCACGAAGCGCTTGCTCGAGCGCATGGCCGTCGGGCTCCGCGACGCCCCCGACGACGCCCGGCTCGACACCCTGACCGAGCGCGAGCGGGAGGTGCTGCGCCTCGTCGGGCAGGGGCTCACGAACGACGAGATCGCCGCGCGGCTCGTGCTCTCCCCGCTCACCGCGAAGACGCACGTGTCGCGGATCATGGCGAAGCTGCACGCCCGCGACCGCGTGCAGCTGGTGGTCGTCGCCTACGAGTCGGGGCTCGTGGCCCCGGGCTGGCAGGAGTAG
- a CDS encoding low temperature requirement protein A — MSDQQTQDAGTAASARPPLDHRLRRMVGRDPNEAHRASTPLELLFDLTFVVAFSQAGAQTAHLLEVGHWMPAIVGFLFAVFAIWWAWINYSWLASAYDNDDVFFRVATMVEMLGVLILALGLPDLFHSLDEGEHVDNGVVVAGYVVMRVATIALWLRAAKHDGTRRRTALTYAVFVSLAQLGWIVVIFVNLPLAPTLAITAALIALELVGPYVAEHGREGGTPWHAHHIAERYGLLVIITLGEIILGTILAISAVIDEQDWSVEAVTVAFGGTALAFGLWWVYFTMPSGKVLQRYRERGFVWGYLHYFIFIALAGAGAGLHVAAYEIEGVAHIGLVPALLTVVVPVGVFMVALFTIYSLLLRQFDPFHIWLFVGSLLVLVAAVAAVAAGATFGVGILITAAAPFVVVVGYETVGHRHQAAALRRALGD, encoded by the coding sequence TGCGCCGCATGGTCGGCCGCGATCCCAACGAGGCCCACCGCGCCTCCACGCCGCTCGAGCTGCTCTTCGACCTCACGTTCGTCGTCGCGTTCAGCCAGGCGGGGGCGCAGACCGCGCACCTGCTCGAGGTCGGCCACTGGATGCCGGCCATCGTCGGCTTCCTGTTCGCCGTCTTCGCGATCTGGTGGGCGTGGATCAACTACTCGTGGCTCGCGTCGGCGTACGACAACGACGACGTCTTCTTCCGCGTGGCGACCATGGTGGAGATGCTCGGCGTGCTGATCCTCGCGCTGGGCCTCCCCGACCTCTTCCACTCGCTCGACGAGGGCGAGCACGTCGACAACGGCGTGGTCGTCGCCGGCTACGTCGTCATGCGCGTCGCCACCATCGCCCTCTGGCTGCGCGCCGCGAAGCACGACGGCACCCGCCGCCGCACGGCGCTCACCTACGCCGTCTTCGTCTCGCTCGCGCAGCTCGGCTGGATCGTCGTCATCTTCGTCAACCTGCCGCTCGCCCCGACGCTCGCGATCACGGCGGCGCTCATCGCCCTCGAACTCGTCGGGCCGTACGTCGCCGAGCACGGACGCGAGGGCGGCACGCCCTGGCACGCGCACCACATCGCCGAGCGCTACGGGCTGCTCGTCATCATCACGCTCGGCGAGATCATCCTCGGCACGATCCTCGCGATCTCGGCCGTGATCGACGAGCAGGACTGGTCGGTCGAGGCCGTCACCGTGGCCTTCGGCGGCACGGCGCTCGCGTTCGGGCTCTGGTGGGTGTACTTCACCATGCCGTCGGGCAAGGTGCTGCAGCGCTACCGCGAACGCGGGTTCGTGTGGGGCTACCTCCACTACTTCATCTTCATCGCGCTGGCCGGCGCGGGGGCGGGCCTGCACGTGGCCGCCTACGAGATCGAGGGCGTCGCCCACATCGGCCTCGTGCCGGCGCTGCTCACCGTGGTCGTGCCCGTGGGTGTCTTCATGGTCGCGCTGTTCACCATCTACTCGCTGCTGCTGCGGCAGTTCGACCCGTTCCACATCTGGCTCTTCGTCGGCAGCCTGCTGGTGCTCGTCGCCGCCGTCGCCGCCGTGGCCGCCGGAGCGACCTTCGGCGTCGGCATCCTCATCACGGCGGCTGCGCCGTTCGTCGTCGTGGTCGGCTACGAGACGGTCGGCCACCGGCACCAGGCGGCCGCGCTGCGTCGCGCGCTCGGGGACTGA